A genome region from Chryseobacterium sp. G0186 includes the following:
- a CDS encoding polyribonucleotide nucleotidyltransferase: protein MSIPQAFTELITLADGREITIETGKLAKQADGSVVVKMGGTMLLATVVANKEANPGVDFLPLTVDYREKFYAGGRIPGNFFRREARPSDQEILTMRLVDRVLRPLFPEDFHAEVQVMISLISYDGKTIPDDLAGLAASAAIAITDIPFNGPMSEVRVVRFDGKLSINPSYEELKSSELDIMVGATKDSIVMVEGEMKEISEQEMLEAINFGHAEIKKQIEAQERLAEKVGKAFPKREYSHENHDEEIREKVWKETYDKVYEVARTPSGKEERGEKFKALREEFLAQYADNAEELERVTPFVKVYYHDVEKEAMRQMILEDNIRLDGRDPQTIRPIWSEIDYLPGAHGSAVFTRGETQSLTAVTLGSVKDANMVDSVITQHDEKFFLHYNFPPFSTGEARPLRGTSRREVGHGNLAQRALQAVIPEENPYTIRIVSDILESNGSSSMATVCAGTLALMDAGVKITKPVSGIAMGLITDAKSGKFTVLSDILGDEDHLGDMDFKVTGTADGITACQMDIKIQGLSMDIMEKALMQARDGRLHILNKITETISEPREDVKPHAPKMVVMEISKDFIGAVIGPGGKIIQQMQKDTDTVIAIEEVGEIGRIEIAGTDREKINAAVAKINEITFVPVIGEVYKGKVVKVMDFGAFVAIAKGTEGLLHISEIEWARLDKVPYAEGDEVEVKFMGYDDRKKMKLSRKVLLPRPPRPERPEGQGRPEGQRRPDGQGRPEGQRRPEGQGKPQVERPVENQEPSAEA, encoded by the coding sequence ATGAGTATACCTCAAGCGTTTACAGAGCTGATTACTCTTGCTGATGGCAGAGAAATCACTATTGAAACAGGGAAATTAGCTAAGCAGGCTGATGGATCTGTGGTAGTAAAAATGGGTGGAACAATGCTTTTAGCAACTGTTGTAGCCAATAAAGAAGCAAATCCTGGTGTAGATTTCTTACCATTAACAGTAGATTATAGAGAAAAATTCTATGCAGGTGGAAGAATTCCTGGAAACTTCTTCCGTAGAGAAGCAAGACCTTCAGATCAGGAAATTTTAACAATGCGTTTGGTAGACAGAGTACTACGTCCGCTTTTCCCTGAAGATTTTCATGCTGAAGTTCAGGTAATGATTTCTTTAATTTCTTATGACGGAAAAACTATTCCTGATGATTTAGCAGGTTTAGCAGCTTCTGCAGCGATTGCAATTACTGATATTCCCTTCAACGGACCAATGTCTGAAGTAAGAGTCGTAAGATTTGACGGAAAACTTTCTATCAACCCAAGCTATGAAGAGCTGAAGAGTTCTGAATTAGATATCATGGTTGGAGCGACTAAAGACTCTATCGTAATGGTAGAAGGAGAGATGAAAGAAATTTCTGAGCAGGAAATGTTGGAGGCTATTAATTTTGGTCATGCTGAAATTAAAAAGCAAATTGAAGCTCAGGAGAGATTAGCAGAAAAAGTAGGAAAAGCTTTCCCTAAGAGAGAATATTCTCACGAAAACCACGACGAAGAAATTCGTGAAAAAGTTTGGAAAGAAACTTACGATAAAGTATATGAAGTGGCTAGAACTCCATCTGGTAAAGAAGAAAGAGGAGAAAAATTCAAAGCACTTCGTGAGGAATTCCTTGCTCAATATGCAGATAATGCAGAAGAATTAGAAAGAGTAACTCCTTTCGTAAAAGTATATTATCATGATGTAGAGAAAGAAGCAATGCGTCAGATGATCCTTGAAGACAATATCCGTCTTGATGGTCGTGATCCTCAAACGATCCGTCCGATCTGGTCAGAAATTGACTACCTTCCGGGAGCTCACGGTTCTGCAGTGTTTACAAGAGGGGAAACCCAGTCTTTAACAGCTGTAACTTTAGGTTCTGTTAAGGATGCAAACATGGTAGACAGTGTGATTACTCAACACGACGAAAAATTCTTCCTACACTATAACTTCCCGCCATTCTCAACAGGTGAAGCAAGACCTTTAAGAGGGACTTCAAGAAGAGAAGTAGGACACGGAAACCTTGCTCAAAGAGCATTACAGGCAGTTATTCCTGAAGAAAATCCATATACCATCAGAATTGTTTCCGATATCTTGGAATCAAACGGTTCGTCTTCAATGGCAACAGTTTGTGCTGGAACATTGGCATTAATGGATGCAGGGGTAAAAATTACTAAACCAGTTTCTGGTATTGCAATGGGACTTATTACTGATGCAAAGTCTGGTAAATTCACTGTACTTTCTGATATCTTAGGAGATGAAGATCACCTTGGAGATATGGACTTCAAAGTAACAGGTACTGCAGACGGTATCACAGCTTGTCAGATGGATATTAAAATCCAGGGACTTTCTATGGACATCATGGAAAAGGCTTTGATGCAGGCTAGAGACGGAAGATTACATATTTTAAATAAAATCACAGAAACTATTTCTGAGCCAAGAGAAGATGTGAAACCTCACGCTCCTAAAATGGTAGTAATGGAGATCTCTAAAGACTTCATTGGTGCTGTAATCGGGCCTGGAGGAAAAATCATTCAGCAAATGCAGAAAGATACGGACACTGTTATTGCCATTGAAGAAGTTGGTGAAATCGGACGTATCGAAATTGCAGGTACAGACAGAGAGAAGATCAATGCTGCGGTTGCTAAAATCAACGAAATTACCTTCGTACCGGTTATAGGCGAAGTTTACAAAGGTAAAGTAGTAAAAGTAATGGACTTTGGTGCTTTCGTTGCTATCGCTAAAGGAACAGAAGGGCTTCTTCACATTTCAGAAATTGAATGGGCTCGTTTAGATAAAGTTCCTTATGCTGAGGGTGATGAAGTAGAAGTTAAATTTATGGGTTACGATGACCGTAAAAAAATGAAGCTTTCCCGTAAAGTTCTTTTACCAAGACCTCCAAGACCTGAGAGACCAGAAGGTCAAGGAAGACCAGAGGGGCAAAGAAGACCGGATGGACAAGGTAGACCTGAGGGACAAAGAAGACCTGAAGGACAGGGGAAACCACAAGTTGAAAGACCAGTGGAAAACCAGGAGCCTTCTGCTGAAGCATAA
- a CDS encoding GLPGLI family protein — MKTLINTTFLVFAVQFMKAQKIRVTYHLKYKTDSLQVINKENTMLLDIYDSNISRFYSEKLYKSDSIRKKGTSEQYYSLDFNHAITRNKTLLKKYYRILTDVYEITEETPNLEWKINSNKKKIGDYECQSAILKYKNRQWTTWFTQDIPIPEGPSFFKGLPGLVVWVYDEKANYDFLLKKLTKGFYDPYPDFDFHSENIVKVNKDQLNKIYINYYLDPYREAKMGKIKMSFVDEKGNEIKNINWNELSKNKQAEIKRNNNPIELSDVIKYSN, encoded by the coding sequence TTGAAAACCTTAATTAATACTACATTTCTAGTTTTTGCCGTTCAATTTATGAAAGCACAGAAGATAAGAGTAACATATCATCTGAAATACAAAACAGATTCTCTACAGGTTATAAATAAAGAAAATACCATGCTATTGGATATTTATGATTCGAATATTTCCAGATTCTATTCTGAAAAATTATATAAAAGCGATTCTATTCGAAAAAAGGGAACTTCAGAACAGTATTATTCTTTGGACTTTAATCATGCTATAACTAGAAATAAAACTCTTTTAAAAAAATATTACCGAATATTAACAGATGTATATGAAATTACAGAAGAAACACCAAATTTAGAATGGAAGATAAATTCAAATAAAAAGAAAATAGGTGATTATGAATGCCAAAGTGCGATATTGAAATATAAAAATAGACAATGGACTACATGGTTTACACAAGATATTCCTATTCCTGAAGGACCATCTTTTTTTAAAGGATTACCTGGATTAGTCGTTTGGGTATATGATGAAAAGGCTAATTATGATTTTTTATTAAAAAAACTCACTAAAGGTTTCTATGATCCTTATCCAGACTTTGATTTTCATTCTGAAAATATTGTTAAAGTAAATAAAGACCAACTTAATAAAATTTATATTAATTATTATCTAGATCCTTATAGAGAAGCAAAAATGGGGAAAATTAAAATGAGCTTTGTCGATGAAAAAGGAAATGAAATTAAAAATATTAATTGGAATGAACTGTCAAAAAATAAGCAAGCAGAAATAAAACGAAATAATAACCCTATTGAGTTATCTGATGTTATAAAATATTCTAATTGA
- the gwsS gene encoding grasp-with-spasm system SPASM domain peptide maturase, giving the protein MKQYFELYQDCFIVKGAKNILLCDVHFNKILDITHFYDIFIKDHYFPVDNNLLEITAFLIEEKFGILTKKITLENFRKKFKWRVPNKITEVIIEHKIKDNFDTAGAYKIIEGLSASFLQIRFLEFSLTRLNEILSFIEFSCIRTAEVLLPYTGLPQDIVALKILEKNPRVKTVYFYNAPENKSILDNDNLFTVIYYEKNITNPKYCGIIQEDYFLNDINNISKSNVVNNCLYGKLFISVSGELKNCPSAEKTINNIDKVSITFLTQEIDKQKERFITKNQIDVCKDCEYRYFCTDCRMYRENPENIFSKPLKCGYDPYKGIWKDWSKNPLKLKAIKYYELENLN; this is encoded by the coding sequence ATGAAACAGTATTTTGAATTGTATCAGGACTGCTTTATCGTTAAAGGGGCTAAGAATATTCTTCTTTGTGATGTTCATTTTAATAAAATTCTAGATATAACACATTTTTACGACATATTTATAAAGGATCATTATTTCCCAGTAGATAATAATCTTTTAGAAATTACAGCATTTTTAATTGAAGAAAAATTTGGCATATTAACGAAAAAAATCACCTTAGAAAATTTTCGAAAGAAATTTAAATGGAGAGTGCCAAACAAGATTACTGAAGTTATAATTGAACATAAAATTAAAGACAATTTTGATACAGCTGGAGCATACAAGATCATAGAGGGGCTTTCAGCCAGTTTCCTTCAAATCAGGTTTTTAGAATTTTCTTTGACTAGGTTAAATGAAATTTTATCTTTCATTGAGTTTTCTTGTATTAGAACCGCTGAAGTTCTACTTCCTTATACAGGTTTGCCACAGGATATAGTAGCCCTAAAAATATTAGAAAAAAATCCTAGAGTGAAAACGGTTTATTTTTATAATGCTCCGGAAAATAAATCAATCTTGGATAATGATAATTTATTCACTGTTATTTATTACGAGAAAAATATTACAAACCCTAAATACTGCGGTATTATTCAGGAAGATTATTTTCTGAATGATATAAATAATATATCCAAAAGTAATGTTGTTAATAACTGCCTTTATGGTAAGCTATTCATTTCTGTTAGCGGAGAGTTGAAAAACTGCCCTTCTGCAGAAAAAACAATTAATAATATAGATAAAGTCTCAATTACTTTTTTAACCCAAGAAATTGATAAGCAAAAAGAAAGATTTATTACCAAGAATCAAATCGATGTTTGTAAAGACTGTGAATATAGATATTTTTGTACAGACTGCCGGATGTATAGAGAAAATCCAGAGAATATTTTTTCTAAACCATTAAAGTGTGGTTATGATCCCTACAAAGGGATCTGGAAAGACTGGAGTAAAAATCCCTTAAAATTGAAAGCCATTAAATATTATGAACTTGAAAACCTTAATTAA
- a CDS encoding outer membrane beta-barrel family protein, whose protein sequence is MTRIFSLLFVWILLLFSSLLSAQTTQSFSLSGSITSDKAEQMEINLLDADNKLVKTEIADSNGKFGFNDLKGGAYHLKISKNGSEVYHSDNITLMESRTLPSIDLNTKSIEGVTITKTRPMIERQDGKMILNVENSIASTGNSAFEVLEKAPGINIDNNDNISLRGKGNLLIQIDGKNTPMTGSDLANYLKGMPSSTIDKIEFITNPSSKYDAAGSSIINIKLKKEQRKGTNGSISTSLGTGKYVKNNNSFSINHRNKKINIFANYSFAYREAYNGLVLDRNFYENNTFKKAYIQDNYLKFKFKNHIAKAGMDYYLNDKNILGFSVGLVSNKFGLDGNNSNTTLGSAYTPESYFNTQNTSNDQWTNVSVNLNHKYTLDSLGSEISTDFDYINYSNSSLQNFETRTHEIAANTDQLDIMKGDMNGKLNIFSLKSDLTKNFKNDWKLESGIKTSFVKTDNDLKFFNAISGTLVPDPNKTNHFIYEENINALYGNLSKKWDKFKATAGLRVENTNVKGTQITTNQINKRNYTQLFPSAVLSYDVTEKSNIEVNLSRRITRPSYNQLNPFKLYLDPTTMRAGNPDLNPQTTMNYELTYSLSNKYFATLSYSKTSDNITDIIKPIVEAGQNVTVQTFENINSASYLGLYLIAPVKVTKWWDMSNSANFYYGSYTGNVSGTQINNKGNFTFNINSINSFKLGNGFTAELTGNYKAREVYAYLDISSNWYLNIGAQKKFKNNSTLKFSFTDMFFTSNISGQSLYNNYIENFAVKRDTRVVTLSYTYNFGSSKNGQPRKTGGAEDLKQRIGT, encoded by the coding sequence ATGACCAGAATATTTTCACTCCTATTTGTCTGGATATTATTACTGTTTAGCAGCTTGCTTTCAGCCCAGACAACACAGAGTTTTTCATTGTCAGGAAGTATTACCTCCGACAAAGCAGAGCAAATGGAAATCAACCTTTTGGATGCTGATAATAAATTAGTAAAAACCGAAATTGCCGATTCCAACGGGAAGTTTGGCTTTAATGATCTTAAAGGAGGAGCGTATCATTTAAAGATCAGTAAAAATGGTTCTGAAGTATATCATTCAGACAATATCACATTGATGGAAAGTAGAACACTTCCCTCCATTGATCTGAACACAAAGTCTATTGAAGGAGTAACCATCACGAAGACCAGGCCTATGATTGAAAGACAGGATGGAAAGATGATCCTGAATGTTGAGAACAGCATTGCCAGTACGGGAAATTCGGCCTTTGAGGTATTGGAAAAAGCTCCGGGAATTAATATTGACAACAATGATAATATCAGTCTTCGCGGAAAAGGAAATCTTCTGATCCAGATAGATGGTAAAAACACACCCATGACGGGAAGTGATCTTGCCAACTATCTGAAAGGAATGCCGTCTTCTACCATAGATAAGATAGAATTCATCACCAACCCATCTTCAAAGTATGATGCAGCAGGGTCTTCGATCATTAATATCAAGCTTAAAAAAGAACAGCGAAAAGGAACAAATGGCAGTATTTCCACATCCCTAGGAACCGGAAAGTATGTGAAAAATAACAACAGCTTCAGCATTAATCACAGAAATAAAAAGATCAATATTTTCGCTAATTACAGCTTTGCATACAGAGAAGCCTACAACGGATTGGTACTGGATCGGAATTTTTATGAGAATAATACTTTCAAAAAGGCTTACATACAGGACAACTATTTGAAGTTTAAATTCAAAAACCATATTGCAAAGGCGGGAATGGATTATTATCTGAATGATAAAAACATACTTGGTTTTTCTGTAGGATTGGTCTCCAATAAATTCGGCCTCGATGGAAATAATTCCAATACAACTCTTGGCAGTGCTTATACTCCTGAAAGTTATTTTAATACTCAAAATACCTCCAATGACCAATGGACCAATGTCTCGGTAAACCTGAATCATAAGTATACGCTTGATTCTTTGGGTTCGGAAATATCCACCGATTTTGACTATATCAACTATTCAAATTCATCTTTACAGAATTTTGAAACGAGAACGCACGAAATAGCAGCAAACACGGATCAACTGGACATTATGAAAGGAGATATGAATGGAAAACTCAATATTTTTTCATTAAAATCTGATCTTACAAAGAATTTCAAAAACGACTGGAAACTGGAAAGCGGAATCAAAACCAGTTTTGTAAAAACGGATAACGATCTGAAGTTCTTCAATGCCATTTCAGGAACTTTGGTACCAGATCCCAACAAAACCAATCATTTTATTTATGAGGAAAACATCAATGCACTTTACGGGAATTTATCTAAAAAATGGGATAAGTTTAAAGCTACAGCAGGCTTAAGAGTAGAAAATACGAATGTAAAGGGAACACAGATCACCACCAATCAGATCAATAAGAGAAACTATACGCAACTCTTCCCTAGCGCTGTGTTGTCTTATGATGTAACAGAAAAAAGCAATATTGAGGTTAATTTAAGCAGAAGAATTACAAGACCAAGCTATAATCAGCTGAATCCTTTCAAACTTTATCTTGATCCTACCACCATGAGAGCCGGAAATCCGGACCTGAACCCACAGACCACAATGAATTATGAGCTGACCTATAGCTTAAGTAATAAATATTTCGCCACATTAAGCTACAGCAAAACATCAGACAACATTACAGATATCATCAAACCAATTGTAGAGGCGGGTCAGAATGTTACCGTACAAACCTTTGAAAATATAAACTCAGCTTCTTACTTGGGATTATATTTAATTGCCCCTGTAAAGGTGACCAAATGGTGGGATATGAGTAACAGTGCCAATTTTTATTATGGTTCCTACACCGGAAATGTCTCCGGAACCCAGATTAACAACAAAGGGAACTTTACCTTTAATATTAACAGCATCAACTCCTTTAAGCTCGGAAACGGCTTTACCGCAGAGCTTACCGGAAATTATAAGGCAAGGGAAGTCTATGCTTATCTTGATATAAGCTCAAACTGGTACCTGAATATCGGAGCACAAAAGAAATTCAAAAACAACAGTACCCTGAAGTTTTCTTTTACCGATATGTTCTTTACGAGTAATATCAGTGGACAAAGTCTTTATAACAATTATATAGAAAATTTCGCTGTAAAAAGAGATACCCGTGTGGTAACACTTTCTTATACCTATAATTTTGGCTCTTCTAAAAATGGACAGCCGAGAAAAACAGGGGGTGCAGAAGATCTTAAACAGAGAATCGGGACCTAG
- a CDS encoding MarR family winged helix-turn-helix transcriptional regulator, whose translation MEKLNSIIFYNIDKAIRAYRNYAQRQLKAHGYTITIDQWLIIKAILENPGITQNEIGDLVFKDNASVTRIVDLMVKSEYILRKIHPDDRRKTNLEVTDSGKKVIREVQDIVEKNRKVALKGVSKDELEVMYSALLTISENCLNPKK comes from the coding sequence ATGGAAAAATTAAATTCAATCATATTCTACAATATAGACAAAGCCATCAGAGCCTATAGAAATTATGCCCAACGTCAACTGAAAGCACATGGTTATACCATTACCATTGATCAGTGGCTTATCATCAAAGCGATTCTGGAAAACCCGGGAATAACCCAGAATGAAATTGGTGATCTGGTTTTTAAGGACAATGCGTCTGTGACAAGAATTGTTGATTTAATGGTAAAATCTGAGTACATCTTACGAAAAATTCATCCTGATGACCGCAGAAAAACGAATCTTGAAGTAACTGATTCCGGAAAAAAAGTGATCAGGGAAGTTCAGGATATTGTTGAAAAGAACCGGAAAGTCGCCTTAAAAGGAGTCTCAAAGGATGAACTTGAAGTGATGTATTCTGCTTTACTTACCATTTCAGAAAACTGTCTTAACCCTAAAAAGTAA
- a CDS encoding ABC transporter permease/M1 family aminopeptidase, translating into MNAIFSFEARRNTKHWLSYFIALILVFLGIFCGNQFNLSVGEGIYLNSPYTIGFMTGMLSLSIIFFATVYALQILFKEQDSRFEIVLFSFPFSKQTYLKGKFFTYFLQTFLSFSFLMTGFIIGQNLRSGSEIQNGFKIIDYLYPLFVFGLTNTLMVCSFLFLISFTVRKKLMVVIGGLLLYVFYMIILLFSNSPFMAGSTPQALETQQISALLDPFGLSAYFMEARSLTAKQKNIQIVPFTGYLLLNRVLFLVISAGFLLMTLRLFSFAGISRQKAKKTSIKTDLQPKVLWSEYSTAASDFGKIASVQSILSFTKIDLIYLFKSISIPTVSILLVFCVGMEMYAEIEKGIRIPQKYASSGLMATTISENFHLLGLLITVYFLNDLYWRSRSSGFFMIENSTSLSKNRVTGHFLSISILLFFLTIILIVEGLIFQATYQYFHIDWNAYLAVFLFNTFPLILFSGFILLINDRIPHKFIALGVSILAVFILAGPVANKIITLPVFRIFSDFKGSYSDFNGYGIYEKAFEQRLLFGAGIAVFLWTLNGMITLKKIRFMSFVFSILLLITGIFSGIYFMEGYIPDNEEKATLNSVQYERNFRKYEKLPQPEITDVTTEIKLYPSENAYKITGKYTLKNQTNQPIDKILINFNEDLKLESAVLKLGTDITKIKENVSEIPLRTPLQPGSTAILDFKLSYQWYAVNGHQSFNAIIENGSFMRISRYYPSIGYQKDYEIQDQHLRNKYRLGKLTALKKPEAPEVFKKDFINLDMTISTEKDQTAVGTGDLVKKWSDSNRNYFRYQAENIPFRFAVSSAEYEIKSMTYKGIAINILYHKKRIENVDHLLENAKLTLDYCQQNFGKYPFKSVNFAEISSFTRGFAATAYPSAIFMPEDMVFHANIHADQQQDVINELAGHELSHLWWGNSQINPDEREGSVMLTETLAMYTEMMLYKKMHGKEKMMERIKVHQQIFDNEKGLSENLPIYKATGGVPHISYSKGAVAMVQLSEVIGENTVNTALKNFLKNNQYPKKPSSMDLLNEFYKVSPDEATQKQIDRLFKKP; encoded by the coding sequence ATGAACGCCATATTTTCCTTTGAGGCCAGACGCAATACCAAGCACTGGCTCAGTTATTTTATTGCCTTAATTCTGGTATTTCTCGGTATTTTCTGTGGTAATCAGTTCAACCTTTCCGTTGGAGAGGGGATTTATTTAAATTCTCCCTATACCATAGGATTCATGACCGGAATGCTGAGTCTTTCTATTATCTTTTTTGCCACTGTTTATGCGTTGCAGATCTTATTTAAAGAGCAGGATTCAAGATTTGAAATTGTCCTGTTTTCATTTCCATTTTCAAAGCAGACTTATCTGAAAGGAAAATTTTTCACATACTTTCTTCAGACCTTTTTAAGTTTTTCCTTTTTAATGACAGGTTTCATCATAGGTCAAAATCTTCGTTCCGGAAGTGAAATCCAGAATGGTTTTAAAATCATTGATTATCTCTATCCTTTATTTGTTTTTGGTTTAACGAATACCCTGATGGTCTGTAGCTTTCTTTTCCTGATCTCTTTTACTGTAAGAAAAAAATTAATGGTTGTGATTGGAGGGCTGTTGCTCTATGTTTTCTACATGATTATTTTACTATTTTCCAACTCACCGTTTATGGCAGGAAGTACACCTCAAGCCTTAGAAACACAGCAGATTTCTGCATTGCTTGATCCTTTTGGCCTGTCCGCCTATTTTATGGAAGCAAGATCTCTCACTGCAAAGCAAAAAAACATACAAATTGTACCCTTTACAGGGTATTTATTACTCAACAGAGTTTTATTTCTGGTAATATCTGCAGGGTTTTTACTGATGACCTTAAGACTATTTTCCTTTGCCGGTATTTCGAGACAAAAAGCAAAAAAAACTAGTATAAAAACAGACTTGCAACCTAAGGTTTTATGGTCCGAATATTCTACCGCAGCATCGGATTTTGGAAAAATAGCGTCTGTACAATCTATTCTGTCCTTTACAAAAATTGACCTGATTTACCTGTTCAAAAGCATTAGTATTCCTACGGTTTCCATACTGCTCGTATTTTGTGTCGGAATGGAAATGTATGCCGAAATTGAAAAAGGAATTCGTATCCCCCAGAAGTATGCAAGCTCAGGGCTTATGGCTACTACTATTTCAGAAAATTTTCATCTGCTCGGGTTGCTTATTACAGTTTATTTCCTTAATGATCTTTACTGGAGATCCCGTTCATCAGGATTTTTTATGATTGAAAACAGTACTTCTCTTTCAAAGAACAGAGTAACCGGGCATTTTCTTTCCATCAGCATTCTTCTGTTTTTCCTTACAATAATTTTAATTGTTGAGGGCCTCATTTTTCAGGCTACTTATCAGTATTTTCATATCGACTGGAATGCCTACCTCGCCGTTTTTCTCTTCAATACTTTTCCGCTGATCTTATTCTCCGGATTTATCCTCCTGATCAATGACAGAATTCCTCACAAGTTTATTGCCTTGGGAGTTTCCATTCTGGCGGTTTTCATATTGGCGGGTCCTGTTGCCAATAAGATTATCACGCTCCCTGTTTTCAGGATATTCTCAGATTTCAAAGGTAGTTACAGTGACTTCAATGGTTATGGAATATATGAGAAAGCTTTTGAGCAAAGACTTTTATTCGGGGCCGGGATCGCTGTCTTTTTATGGACGCTTAATGGTATGATTACATTAAAAAAGATTCGCTTTATGTCTTTCGTTTTTAGCATTCTACTCCTGATTACGGGGATTTTTTCCGGCATTTATTTTATGGAAGGGTATATTCCCGACAATGAGGAAAAAGCAACATTAAATTCCGTTCAATATGAAAGGAATTTCCGAAAGTATGAAAAGCTTCCACAACCTGAGATTACAGATGTAACCACTGAAATTAAGCTCTATCCATCAGAAAATGCTTATAAAATTACCGGAAAGTATACCCTTAAGAATCAAACCAATCAGCCAATTGATAAAATTCTCATCAATTTTAATGAAGATCTAAAGCTGGAATCTGCTGTTTTGAAATTGGGAACTGACATCACAAAGATCAAAGAAAATGTATCAGAAATTCCATTAAGAACACCTTTACAACCTGGTAGTACTGCTATTTTAGACTTTAAACTATCCTATCAATGGTATGCTGTCAACGGCCATCAGTCTTTCAACGCCATTATTGAGAATGGCTCCTTTATGAGAATCAGCAGATATTATCCCTCGATTGGCTATCAAAAGGATTACGAAATTCAGGATCAACATCTGCGTAATAAGTACCGGCTTGGAAAACTGACTGCGTTGAAAAAACCTGAAGCCCCTGAGGTATTTAAAAAGGATTTTATTAATCTTGACATGACTATTTCCACAGAAAAAGATCAAACCGCAGTAGGCACCGGAGATCTGGTAAAAAAATGGTCAGATTCCAATCGGAACTACTTCCGGTATCAGGCTGAAAATATTCCTTTCCGTTTTGCAGTCTCTTCTGCGGAATATGAAATCAAAAGTATGACTTACAAAGGAATTGCCATCAATATTTTATATCATAAAAAACGTATTGAAAATGTAGATCATCTTCTTGAAAATGCAAAACTAACCTTAGATTACTGTCAGCAGAATTTTGGAAAATATCCTTTTAAATCCGTGAATTTCGCTGAAATTTCATCTTTCACCAGAGGTTTTGCGGCTACAGCCTATCCGTCTGCTATTTTTATGCCTGAGGATATGGTTTTCCATGCCAATATTCATGCTGATCAGCAACAGGATGTCATCAATGAACTTGCCGGACACGAGCTGTCTCATTTGTGGTGGGGAAACAGCCAGATCAATCCCGACGAAAGAGAAGGTTCAGTAATGCTTACAGAAACTCTCGCCATGTATACTGAAATGATGCTCTACAAAAAGATGCACGGAAAGGAAAAAATGATGGAAAGAATAAAGGTTCATCAACAGATCTTTGATAATGAAAAAGGTTTATCCGAAAATCTCCCTATCTATAAGGCCACCGGAGGTGTTCCTCATATTTCATATTCAAAAGGAGCGGTTGCCATGGTACAACTTAGTGAAGTAATCGGTGAAAATACAGTGAATACAGCATTAAAAAATTTCCTTAAGAATAATCAATATCCAAAAAAACCAAGTTCCATGGATCTTCTTAATGAATTTTATAAAGTCTCACCTGATGAAGCAACCCAAAAACAGATTGATAGATTATTTAAGAAACCGTGA